From Haloarcula hispanica ATCC 33960, the proteins below share one genomic window:
- a CDS encoding potassium channel family protein: MTSDLDIIIAGGGRVGFQTAEILADRGHDVTIIERDDRIVSDIADQWIATVIQGDATNPDIIEQAGLERADVIAALTGETGLNLAVCLAAAELTPDIRTVARIDRTGGESYTRFVDAVVFPERAGSRVAANEIIGSDVQTLADVTGNLDIMLIRVADDAPAAGKPLSNVRFPEGTLVVSDANGERIARADTILTPGSSYVVAVEPAVVDEVMHLMRG, from the coding sequence ATGACTAGTGACCTCGACATTATCATCGCTGGCGGTGGACGCGTCGGTTTCCAAACAGCCGAGATACTCGCTGACCGCGGTCACGACGTGACGATAATCGAACGCGATGACCGGATTGTCTCGGATATCGCCGATCAATGGATAGCGACTGTTATCCAGGGTGACGCGACAAATCCGGATATCATCGAACAGGCAGGCCTTGAGCGAGCGGACGTAATTGCCGCGCTTACGGGTGAAACAGGGCTAAACCTCGCGGTCTGTTTAGCTGCTGCAGAGTTGACACCCGACATCCGAACGGTCGCCCGTATCGACCGCACTGGCGGGGAGTCATACACCCGATTTGTCGACGCAGTGGTCTTTCCCGAACGGGCCGGCTCGAGGGTGGCAGCCAACGAAATCATAGGGAGTGATGTCCAGACGCTCGCCGACGTGACGGGCAACCTTGATATCATGCTCATCCGCGTTGCTGACGACGCCCCGGCCGCCGGAAAACCCCTCTCAAATGTCCGCTTTCCCGAGGGAACCCTCGTCGTGTCCGACGCGAACGGTGAGCGAATCGCTCGTGCTGACACGATCCTGACACCGGGGAGCAGCTACGTCGTCGCTGTCGAACCTGCTGTGGTCGATGAGGTCATGCATTTGATGCGTGGCTAG
- a CDS encoding sensor histidine kinase, translating to MVAFDLDSFEAVTQQLMAAESEREICEIAMSGISSVFDVPLGALWLYDSDASELQLAASTERADEVFDWPVTYRPGNSLSWEAFEQDEVRTYSELDDEQRQYNENSPVSSEIILPLAEYGVINIGSLAPVTFDGETLRLARMYATHVQAALQKAEREHDLRVQRDRMEQFIGVVSHDLRNPLHVVEGRLELVRETGDLSHLEDAEEGVARMEALIDDLLTLAKKGYAVEDRTAISLDTIVEQTWEMARTADATLRVEGSAPVFGDQNRLKQVFENLFRNAADHAGDDVTVWVGPILDDGTAEIDTADERTEGRVTGFYVADDGPGIPSDELDSLLSVDSFSGSDTGLGLSIVTQIIDAHGWDISVTESRAGGARFEVTDGTKPVSPFHSW from the coding sequence ATGGTCGCATTCGATCTCGATTCGTTCGAGGCCGTAACACAGCAGTTGATGGCTGCGGAGTCCGAGCGTGAGATATGCGAGATCGCAATGTCGGGGATTTCGTCTGTGTTCGACGTGCCACTCGGAGCGCTGTGGCTGTATGACAGCGACGCGTCGGAACTGCAGTTGGCGGCGTCGACGGAGCGGGCGGACGAGGTATTCGACTGGCCGGTCACCTACCGGCCCGGCAACAGTCTCTCGTGGGAGGCGTTCGAGCAGGACGAAGTTCGGACGTACTCGGAACTCGACGACGAGCAGCGCCAGTACAACGAGAACTCGCCCGTCAGCAGCGAGATCATCCTGCCGCTTGCCGAGTACGGCGTTATCAACATCGGGTCCCTCGCCCCCGTTACGTTTGACGGCGAAACGCTTCGACTCGCCCGGATGTACGCGACGCACGTCCAGGCAGCACTGCAAAAAGCCGAGCGCGAGCACGACCTCCGCGTCCAGCGCGACCGGATGGAACAGTTCATCGGCGTCGTCTCCCACGACCTCAGAAATCCCCTCCACGTCGTCGAGGGGCGACTCGAACTCGTGCGAGAGACCGGCGACCTGTCCCATCTCGAAGATGCGGAGGAAGGTGTGGCTCGCATGGAAGCGCTCATCGACGACCTGCTGACCCTCGCAAAGAAGGGGTATGCGGTCGAAGACCGAACCGCCATTTCGCTCGATACCATTGTCGAACAGACCTGGGAGATGGCCAGAACGGCTGACGCAACGCTGCGGGTCGAAGGGTCCGCCCCGGTGTTCGGTGACCAGAACCGCCTCAAACAGGTGTTCGAGAACCTCTTTCGGAACGCGGCGGACCACGCGGGCGACGACGTGACCGTCTGGGTCGGTCCGATTCTCGACGACGGGACAGCCGAGATAGACACTGCAGACGAGCGAACCGAGGGCCGCGTGACCGGCTTCTACGTCGCTGATGACGGGCCCGGCATCCCCTCCGATGAACTAGACTCCCTTCTCTCGGTAGACAGCTTTTCAGGGAGTGACACCGGCCTTGGCCTGTCTATCGTAACGCAGATAATCGACGCCCACGGCTGGGACATCTCGGTGACAGAGAGCAGGGCCGGCGGCGCACGATTCGAAGTGACTGACGGGACGAAACCAGTCTCACCGTTCCACTCCTGGTAG
- a CDS encoding phosphotransferase family protein, with translation MQTPEQDIEAVLTESGPDYEGFQFETPGGGHQSDVYMVTLRHKGEAYEVVVKFKPQGDVPFAVEPCLHDFVAARTDVPVPRILVYEDDPDADVPPYFVTERIHGENLAEEFAGLSTEDRRRVLAQSGRILGDMHSEIGFEAFGRLTLHDDRIIVSDWMGNWREYFESLTRSHLSHLDGTPFEDMTDRAWDCIEPALSMVPEDGVPRLVHDDFRPANLMFEQTEESPITAVLDWQDVLAALPEYNLAQTEFLFIDSSFQDPELRDSLRTVFHEGYQEMRPMEFDEGYERRRPLYQLSTLLWRMAGFEAVFADESGLAAARAEAQYRQQFERLVEEIQAD, from the coding sequence GTGCAGACTCCGGAACAGGACATCGAAGCCGTGCTGACAGAGTCGGGCCCGGATTACGAGGGGTTTCAGTTCGAGACACCGGGTGGGGGCCACCAGAGCGATGTCTACATGGTAACGCTACGCCACAAGGGCGAGGCGTACGAGGTGGTCGTGAAATTCAAGCCACAGGGCGATGTCCCGTTCGCCGTCGAACCCTGTCTCCACGACTTCGTCGCCGCCCGGACCGACGTCCCTGTTCCACGCATCCTCGTCTACGAGGACGACCCCGACGCCGACGTGCCGCCGTATTTTGTCACCGAACGCATCCACGGCGAGAACCTGGCCGAAGAGTTCGCCGGGCTTTCGACCGAGGACCGACGGCGGGTGCTAGCCCAGTCCGGTCGGATTCTCGGCGATATGCACTCTGAGATCGGATTCGAGGCGTTCGGCCGACTCACGCTCCACGACGACCGGATCATCGTGAGTGACTGGATGGGTAACTGGCGGGAGTACTTCGAGAGTCTCACCAGATCCCACCTCTCTCATCTCGACGGGACGCCCTTCGAGGACATGACAGACCGGGCGTGGGACTGTATCGAACCGGCCCTGAGTATGGTGCCCGAGGACGGCGTTCCGCGGCTGGTACACGACGATTTCAGGCCGGCAAATCTGATGTTCGAGCAGACGGAGGAATCGCCGATTACAGCTGTCCTCGACTGGCAGGACGTACTCGCAGCGCTGCCGGAGTACAACCTCGCACAGACCGAATTCCTCTTCATCGACTCGTCGTTTCAGGACCCGGAGCTGCGCGATTCGCTCCGGACGGTGTTCCACGAGGGGTATCAGGAGATGCGCCCGATGGAGTTCGACGAGGGCTACGAGCGGCGACGGCCCCTCTACCAGCTCTCGACGCTCCTGTGGCGGATGGCCGGATTCGAGGCGGTCTTCGCCGACGAGTCCGGCCTCGCCGCCGCTCGTGCCGAAGCCCAGTACCGCCAGCAGTTCGAGCGGCTCGTCGAGGAGATACAGGCGGATTAG
- a CDS encoding dihydropteroate synthase, with the protein MRTVEIDGLPVGDGHPTRVMSVLNMSSNSGYKPSVYLDPAEAADAIEENLVPAGADIIDVGLQSANPKYESKPVEMEKDRLEEVAPLVDELDADVPLSLETRYAEVAEEAIGHGFDLINDVCGFADPEMKGVVEDHDMPVVKMASPPDLARPGALKSIDDIFEALQRDGFTDKTIIDPAFGGWYDGKEFEDNWEMFRRLREFRAFDRPMLTATNREDFLGDLADQPETENQLAVSLAAATMEVERGAHIIRTHDTRETHDVVKVADALGDERTTRAETEPGPTVAELTDVTLREVARHQALGETVAGGTDDGATLTFLLGDLTDDARASLRAVAEVTDVVVVEKDSGSLYVGGAAVALKVVADSLAEDGHRELAGELRASLSRRV; encoded by the coding sequence ATGCGAACGGTCGAAATCGACGGCCTCCCGGTGGGTGATGGGCACCCGACACGCGTCATGAGCGTGTTGAACATGAGTTCGAACTCCGGGTACAAGCCGAGCGTGTATCTGGACCCCGCGGAAGCCGCCGACGCAATCGAGGAGAACCTCGTCCCCGCCGGCGCAGACATCATCGACGTCGGCCTCCAGTCGGCCAACCCCAAGTACGAGTCCAAGCCGGTCGAGATGGAGAAAGACCGGCTCGAAGAGGTCGCGCCGCTCGTCGACGAACTCGACGCCGACGTGCCGCTGTCGCTCGAAACTCGGTACGCAGAGGTCGCCGAGGAGGCCATCGGCCACGGGTTTGACCTTATCAACGACGTGTGTGGCTTCGCCGACCCGGAGATGAAAGGTGTCGTCGAAGACCACGACATGCCGGTCGTCAAGATGGCCAGTCCGCCGGACCTGGCCCGGCCCGGCGCGCTGAAGAGCATCGACGACATCTTCGAGGCGCTCCAGCGGGACGGGTTCACGGACAAGACAATCATCGACCCGGCATTCGGCGGCTGGTACGACGGCAAGGAGTTCGAGGACAACTGGGAGATGTTCCGCCGCCTCCGAGAGTTCCGCGCCTTCGACAGACCGATGCTCACGGCGACCAACCGCGAGGACTTCCTCGGTGACCTGGCCGACCAGCCCGAGACGGAGAACCAACTCGCCGTGTCACTGGCTGCGGCGACGATGGAAGTCGAACGCGGGGCCCACATCATCCGAACGCACGACACACGCGAGACCCACGACGTGGTCAAGGTGGCCGACGCGCTCGGCGACGAGCGGACGACGCGTGCCGAAACTGAGCCCGGCCCCACCGTGGCGGAACTGACCGACGTGACGCTGCGGGAGGTGGCCCGGCATCAGGCCCTCGGCGAGACGGTCGCCGGCGGCACCGACGACGGCGCGACGCTGACGTTCCTGCTCGGTGACCTGACCGACGACGCACGGGCAAGTCTCCGGGCCGTCGCCGAGGTGACCGACGTGGTAGTCGTCGAGAAAGACAGCGGCAGCCTCTACGTCGGCGGCGCCGCGGTAGCACTGAAAGTGGTCGCCGACAGCCTCGCCGAAGACGGCCACCGCGAACTCGCCGGCGAGTTGCGAGCGTCGCTATCGCGGCGTGTGTAG